From one Microtus ochrogaster isolate Prairie Vole_2 unplaced genomic scaffold, MicOch1.0 UNK99, whole genome shotgun sequence genomic stretch:
- the Rnf41 gene encoding E3 ubiquitin-protein ligase NRDP1 isoform X1, which yields MGYDVTRFQGDVDEDLICPICSGVLEEPVQAPHCEHAFCNACITQWFSQQQTCPVDRSVVTVAHLRPVPRIMRNMLSKLQIACDNAVFGCSAVVRLDNLMSHLSDCEHNPKRPVTCEQGCGLEMPKDELPNHNCIKHLRSVVQQQQTRIAELEKTSAEHKHQLAEQKRDIQLLKAYMRAIRSVNPNLQNLEETIEYNEILEWVNSLQPARVTRWGGMISTPDAVLQAVIKRSLVESGCPASIVNELIENAHERSWPQGLATLETRQMNRRYYENYVAKRIPGKQAVVVMACENQHMGDDMVQEPGLVMIFAHGVEEI from the exons ATGGGGTATGACGTAACGCGTTTCCAGGGGGACGTTGACGAGGACCTTATCTGCCCTATTTGCAGCGGAGTCTTGGAGGAGCCAGTACAG GCACCTCACTGTGAGCATGCTTTCTGCAACGCCTGCATCACCCAATGGTTCTCTCAGCAGCAGACGTGTCCGGTAGACCGCAGCGTTGTCACGGTCGCCCACCTGCGCCCCGTACCCCGGATCATGCGGAACATGCTGTCAAAGCTGCAGATCGCCTGTGACAACGCTGTGTTTGGCTGCAGTGCTGTTGTCCGGCTTGACAACCTCATGTCCCACCTCAGTGACTGTGAGCACAACCCGAAGCGGCCCGTGACCTGTGAACAGGGCTGTGG CCTGGAGATGCCCAAAGATGAGCTGCCAAATCACAATTGCATTAAGCACCTGCGCTCCGtggtgcagcagcagcagacgCGAATCGCAGAACTGGAGAAGACATCGGCTGAACACAAGCACCAGCTGGCGGAACAG AAGCGAGACATCCAGCTGCTGAAGGCTTACATGCGTGCGATCCGCAGCGTCAACCCCAACCTTCAGAACCTGGAGGAGACAATCGAGTACAACGAGATTCTCGA GTGGGTGAACTCCCTCCAGCCTGCTAGAGTGACCCGCTGGGGAGGGATGATCTCCACGCCTGATGCCGTGCTCCAGGCTGTAATCAAGCGCTCGCTGGTGGAAAGTGGCTGTCCAGCCTCTATTGTCAACGAGCTGATTGAAAATGCCCATGAACGGAGCTGGCCCCAGGGTTTGGCCACACTAGAGACGAGACAGATGAACCGGCGCTACTATGAGAACTACGTGGCCAAGCGCATCCCTGGCAAGCAGGCCGTTGTGGTGATGGCCTGCGAGAACCAGCACATGGGTGACGACATGGTGCAGGAGCCGGGGCTCGTCATGATATTTGCGCACGGTGTGGAGGAGATCTGA
- the Rnf41 gene encoding E3 ubiquitin-protein ligase NRDP1 isoform X2, whose protein sequence is MGYDVTRFQGDVDEDLICPICSGVLEEPVQQTCPVDRSVVTVAHLRPVPRIMRNMLSKLQIACDNAVFGCSAVVRLDNLMSHLSDCEHNPKRPVTCEQGCGLEMPKDELPNHNCIKHLRSVVQQQQTRIAELEKTSAEHKHQLAEQKRDIQLLKAYMRAIRSVNPNLQNLEETIEYNEILEWVNSLQPARVTRWGGMISTPDAVLQAVIKRSLVESGCPASIVNELIENAHERSWPQGLATLETRQMNRRYYENYVAKRIPGKQAVVVMACENQHMGDDMVQEPGLVMIFAHGVEEI, encoded by the exons ATGGGGTATGACGTAACGCGTTTCCAGGGGGACGTTGACGAGGACCTTATCTGCCCTATTTGCAGCGGAGTCTTGGAGGAGCCAGTACAG CAGACGTGTCCGGTAGACCGCAGCGTTGTCACGGTCGCCCACCTGCGCCCCGTACCCCGGATCATGCGGAACATGCTGTCAAAGCTGCAGATCGCCTGTGACAACGCTGTGTTTGGCTGCAGTGCTGTTGTCCGGCTTGACAACCTCATGTCCCACCTCAGTGACTGTGAGCACAACCCGAAGCGGCCCGTGACCTGTGAACAGGGCTGTGG CCTGGAGATGCCCAAAGATGAGCTGCCAAATCACAATTGCATTAAGCACCTGCGCTCCGtggtgcagcagcagcagacgCGAATCGCAGAACTGGAGAAGACATCGGCTGAACACAAGCACCAGCTGGCGGAACAG AAGCGAGACATCCAGCTGCTGAAGGCTTACATGCGTGCGATCCGCAGCGTCAACCCCAACCTTCAGAACCTGGAGGAGACAATCGAGTACAACGAGATTCTCGA GTGGGTGAACTCCCTCCAGCCTGCTAGAGTGACCCGCTGGGGAGGGATGATCTCCACGCCTGATGCCGTGCTCCAGGCTGTAATCAAGCGCTCGCTGGTGGAAAGTGGCTGTCCAGCCTCTATTGTCAACGAGCTGATTGAAAATGCCCATGAACGGAGCTGGCCCCAGGGTTTGGCCACACTAGAGACGAGACAGATGAACCGGCGCTACTATGAGAACTACGTGGCCAAGCGCATCCCTGGCAAGCAGGCCGTTGTGGTGATGGCCTGCGAGAACCAGCACATGGGTGACGACATGGTGCAGGAGCCGGGGCTCGTCATGATATTTGCGCACGGTGTGGAGGAGATCTGA